In Synechocystis sp. PCC 6714, the following are encoded in one genomic region:
- a CDS encoding YbjQ family protein, producing the protein MLTSTTDIVQGRTIARYHGIVTAEVVYGTNALRDFFAGIRDLIGGRTGSYEQIFEKGHREAIAELTERAQKLGANGVIGVAVNTGTINIDDRGALLLITATGTAVTVD; encoded by the coding sequence ATGCTGACTTCCACAACGGATATTGTTCAAGGCCGGACCATTGCTCGCTACCATGGCATTGTCACCGCCGAAGTGGTATATGGCACCAATGCTTTGCGGGATTTTTTTGCAGGCATTCGGGATTTAATTGGCGGTAGAACCGGTAGCTACGAACAAATTTTTGAAAAAGGCCATCGAGAGGCGATCGCCGAATTGACTGAAAGGGCCCAAAAATTGGGAGCCAATGGGGTCATTGGGGTGGCAGTAAACACCGGAACAATCAACATTGACGACCGGGGAGCATTGTTGTTAATCACCGCAACGGGAACAGCGGTAACAGTCGATTAA
- a CDS encoding DUF4160 domain-containing protein, whose product MPTVIRIAKFRFHFYSDEGLEPAHIHVRSPDGECKF is encoded by the coding sequence ATGCCCACAGTAATTAGGATTGCAAAATTTCGTTTTCATTTTTACTCAGACGAGGGATTGGAACCGGCACACATTCATGTTCGCTCTCCTGATGGTGAATGTAAATTCTAG
- a CDS encoding DUF2442 domain-containing protein yields MNSITVDSKIVIEPTAVRAWAEKRMVYVELSDGRIFGFPGDRFRILKEATNEQLAKVKVEVNGYALRWEELDEDITVPGVVAGHFQLPLT; encoded by the coding sequence ATGAATTCCATCACCGTTGATTCCAAAATTGTTATTGAACCCACTGCGGTTAGAGCATGGGCGGAGAAACGAATGGTATATGTTGAACTCAGTGATGGACGGATCTTTGGCTTTCCTGGCGATCGCTTCCGTATCCTTAAAGAAGCTACCAATGAACAACTGGCAAAGGTCAAAGTTGAAGTGAATGGTTATGCCCTCCGCTGGGAAGAGTTAGATGAGGATATTACTGTCCCTGGAGTAGTGGCCGGCCATTTTCAGTTGCCTTTGACCTAA
- a CDS encoding peroxiredoxin, with protein MALQLGDVVPDFTQESSQGPISFHEWAGDSWVVLFSHPADYTPVCTTELGTVAKLKPEFDKRNVKVIALSVDDVESHKGWICDIDETQNTTVNYPILADGDKKVSDLYGMIHPNALNNLTVRSVFIIDPAKKLRLTFTYPASTGRNFDEILRVIDSLQLTDYHQVATPANWQDGDKCVVVPSISTEDAKVKFPKGVEEIKPYLRLTPQPNK; from the coding sequence ATGGCCTTACAACTCGGTGATGTTGTCCCCGACTTTACCCAAGAATCCAGCCAAGGCCCCATTTCTTTCCATGAGTGGGCCGGCGATAGCTGGGTTGTTTTATTCTCTCATCCTGCGGATTACACTCCGGTTTGTACCACTGAATTGGGCACCGTAGCTAAGCTTAAGCCGGAATTTGATAAGCGCAACGTTAAGGTAATTGCCCTAAGTGTGGACGACGTAGAATCCCACAAAGGCTGGATTTGTGATATTGACGAAACCCAAAACACCACTGTTAATTATCCAATCTTGGCCGACGGCGACAAAAAGGTGTCGGATCTGTACGGCATGATCCACCCCAATGCCCTCAATAATTTGACGGTGCGTTCTGTCTTCATCATCGACCCCGCCAAAAAATTACGCTTAACTTTCACCTATCCCGCTAGCACTGGCAGGAACTTTGATGAAATTTTGCGAGTAATTGACTCCCTCCAGTTGACCGACTATCACCAAGTAGCCACTCCGGCTAACTGGCAAGATGGCGACAAATGCGTGGTAGTGCCCTCCATTTCCACCGAAGATGCTAAGGTTAAATTCCCCAAAGGGGTGGAAGAAATCAAACCTTATTTACGTCTGACCCCCCAACCCAACAAATAG
- the mutL gene encoding DNA mismatch repair endonuclease MutL, producing MIQVLDRQLVDLIAAGEVIDSPLAVVRELVENALDAGADRILIRLWWEQWRLEVLDNGQGMELAELKTSVLPHATSKISTQEDLQRIKTLGFRGEALHSLAQVAQLTISSRSLAAPDCGWRIIYSPQGQPEQIEPVAIAVGTRVEVGELFAEFPQRRQAFAKSQQFWRPMVNYLQQMALCHPQVTWQLWQDERLRLNISPSPNPKAILLQCLKSLRSGHLGYTKQSLPLPLDLENQATSAQLSVTFGYPDRCHRPRPDWLVIAINGRPVNVPELTQVIMASFHRTLPRQRYPLCFVHWQLPPQCIDWHRHPAKTEIYLQDLPHWQGQLKALLHQSLAVVDNGATPRLNQLLKAAEPKGVYQLQASTSLTETVLGHANVFKAIAQVCQTYILVEHKRGIWLVEQHVAHERVLFEQLQRHWQCLPLDQPLVLQGFNPEQVERLQNLGLEIDPFGEDIWAVRSLPALLQGQAEIIPILQELSQLSSLSTAQAAIACRSAIKNGTELDRSAINKLIEQWQQCDNPHTCPHGRPIYLALDESSLARFFRRNWLVSPKASGP from the coding sequence ATGATTCAGGTTCTCGATCGCCAATTGGTGGACTTAATTGCGGCGGGGGAGGTGATAGATTCTCCGCTGGCGGTGGTGCGGGAGTTGGTGGAAAATGCCTTGGATGCCGGGGCTGACAGGATTTTGATTCGTCTTTGGTGGGAGCAATGGCGCTTGGAAGTGTTGGACAACGGCCAGGGCATGGAGTTGGCGGAATTAAAAACTAGTGTTTTGCCCCACGCCACCAGCAAAATTAGTACCCAGGAAGATTTACAAAGGATTAAAACTTTGGGATTTCGCGGAGAAGCCCTCCATAGCCTGGCCCAAGTGGCCCAGCTGACCATCAGTAGTCGTAGTCTGGCCGCTCCGGATTGCGGCTGGCGCATTATCTACAGCCCCCAGGGTCAACCAGAGCAGATTGAGCCGGTGGCGATCGCCGTAGGTACACGGGTAGAAGTGGGGGAACTGTTTGCTGAATTTCCCCAACGCCGGCAGGCCTTTGCCAAAAGTCAACAATTTTGGCGACCGATGGTTAACTACCTCCAACAAATGGCCCTGTGTCATCCCCAGGTAACCTGGCAACTGTGGCAGGACGAACGGTTACGGCTAAATATTAGTCCCAGTCCCAATCCCAAAGCTATTTTGTTGCAATGTCTTAAATCCCTCCGCAGTGGCCACCTTGGTTACACTAAGCAATCCCTGCCCCTCCCCCTTGATCTGGAAAATCAGGCAACATCGGCCCAGTTAAGCGTAACTTTTGGCTATCCTGACCGCTGTCATCGTCCCCGCCCAGATTGGTTAGTTATTGCCATTAATGGTCGACCGGTGAATGTACCGGAATTAACCCAGGTCATCATGGCCAGTTTTCACCGCACCCTACCCCGGCAGCGTTATCCCCTCTGTTTTGTCCATTGGCAATTGCCGCCCCAGTGCATTGATTGGCATCGTCACCCCGCTAAAACAGAAATTTATCTCCAGGATTTACCCCATTGGCAAGGGCAACTTAAAGCCCTTTTGCACCAGAGTTTGGCCGTTGTAGATAATGGTGCCACTCCCCGCCTGAATCAATTACTCAAGGCCGCTGAACCCAAGGGAGTGTATCAGCTACAAGCTTCCACCTCTCTCACGGAAACGGTGCTGGGCCATGCCAATGTTTTTAAGGCGATCGCCCAGGTTTGTCAAACCTACATCCTAGTGGAACATAAACGGGGAATATGGTTAGTGGAGCAACATGTGGCCCATGAAAGGGTTTTGTTTGAGCAGTTGCAACGACATTGGCAGTGTTTGCCTCTAGATCAACCTTTGGTGTTGCAAGGGTTTAACCCAGAACAGGTGGAACGGTTGCAAAATTTAGGGCTGGAGATAGACCCCTTTGGGGAAGATATTTGGGCTGTGCGGAGTTTGCCGGCCCTATTGCAAGGACAGGCGGAAATTATTCCCATTCTCCAAGAACTAAGTCAGCTATCTTCCCTCTCCACCGCCCAAGCGGCGATCGCCTGCCGTAGTGCCATTAAAAATGGTACGGAATTGGACCGTAGTGCCATTAATAAATTAATTGAGCAATGGCAACAATGTGATAATCCCCACACCTGTCCCCACGGCCGACCCATTTACTTAGCTTTGGACGAATCCTCCTTGGCTCGTTTTTTCCGCCGTAATTGGCTGGTCAGCCCCAAAGCTTCTGGTCCCTGA
- a CDS encoding branched-chain amino acid ABC transporter permease: MSVLLEGIFNGLSTSSVLLIAALGLAIVFGLMGVINLAHGELMMLGAYSTFVVQNIFQGFGDPWFDLYIFAALPIAFLVAAIAGLILEKQVIRYLYGRPLETLLATWGVSLILQQFVRSVNWIMVLVVGLFLLLYFGGTWLIKRQAGDKPWLGKAQVILFFLSAAIAGIGGFVVAQANSPLWNRAWFGARNVNVSAPTWLRGGFAIGTFQVPYTRIFIIFLTLLCLLAVYLIFYRSNWGLRIRAVTQNRSMSACLGIPTGQVDALTFALGSGLAGIAGCAISFLGAVGPNIGQNYIINTFMVVVVGGVGNLLGTIIASLAIGVSSDLIGSGTLIRLFPPEGALQPLYEFFTFFATTSMARVLVFALIILFLQIKPAGIFPPKGRTAEL; encoded by the coding sequence GTGTCAGTACTCCTAGAAGGCATTTTTAACGGTTTAAGCACAAGTTCAGTGTTACTGATTGCCGCCCTGGGGTTGGCGATCGTCTTCGGTCTGATGGGGGTAATTAACCTGGCCCATGGGGAGTTGATGATGTTGGGGGCCTACAGCACCTTTGTGGTGCAGAACATTTTCCAGGGTTTTGGTGACCCCTGGTTTGACCTCTACATTTTTGCCGCTTTGCCCATTGCTTTCCTGGTGGCGGCCATCGCCGGTTTAATTTTGGAAAAGCAGGTTATTCGTTATCTCTACGGTAGACCCCTGGAAACGTTACTGGCCACCTGGGGGGTGAGCCTGATTTTGCAACAGTTTGTCCGCAGTGTGAACTGGATTATGGTTTTGGTGGTGGGTCTATTTTTGCTCTTATATTTCGGCGGCACTTGGTTAATTAAGCGGCAAGCCGGGGATAAACCCTGGCTAGGCAAAGCCCAGGTCATTCTTTTCTTCCTCTCAGCGGCGATCGCCGGCATTGGTGGTTTTGTGGTGGCCCAGGCCAATTCTCCCCTGTGGAATCGGGCTTGGTTTGGGGCCAGAAACGTCAACGTCAGCGCCCCCACTTGGTTACGGGGAGGGTTTGCCATCGGTACTTTCCAGGTACCCTACACTCGTATTTTCATTATTTTTCTGACTCTACTCTGTTTACTGGCGGTGTATCTGATTTTTTATCGCTCCAACTGGGGCCTAAGAATCCGGGCGGTGACCCAAAATCGGAGCATGAGTGCCTGTTTGGGCATTCCCACAGGCCAGGTGGATGCTTTGACCTTTGCCCTTGGTTCCGGCCTAGCGGGCATTGCGGGCTGTGCCATTAGTTTTCTGGGGGCGGTGGGGCCCAACATTGGCCAAAACTACATCATCAACACCTTCATGGTGGTGGTGGTAGGGGGCGTAGGTAACCTGCTGGGGACAATCATTGCATCCTTGGCGATCGGTGTATCCAGTGACTTGATCGGCAGTGGCACCCTGATTCGTCTGTTTCCCCCAGAGGGAGCATTGCAACCCCTGTACGAATTCTTTACCTTTTTTGCTACCACAAGTATGGCCAGGGTTTTAGTCTTTGCCCTGATTATTCTTTTTCTGCAAATCAAGCCAGCGGGTATTTTTCCTCCTAAAGGCAGGACGGCGGAATTATAA
- the urtC gene encoding urea ABC transporter permease subunit UrtC, producing the protein MQNSAPPSGSPLAKLLKKLGWSDYALFGAVLVFACIPLIIALLSLSDGVLSEWLLKNFPFLRLRLMGRFLSLAIIALGIDLIWGYTGLLSLGHGIFFALGGYAFAMYLNLQLPEGQLPEFFGLYGVDKLPLVWQPFHSLPITLLAMVLVPGAIAALLGYLIFRNRIKGVYFSILTQAALLVFYNFFNGQQKLINGTNGLKTDTERIFGYLASSDGAQLVFYELTVLALLLVYLLCRWLTSGRFGRILIAIRDDETRVRFTGYDPTGFKVLVFGISGAIAGLSGGLYTVQTGIITPSIMDVAFSIEMVIWVAVGGRATLVGAVLGTLLVRLAQSSLSEQFPEVWLFFQGALFLIVVTVLPNGIVGWWQERGIVQLRNLFRGKPQLATFPSLEEDPLVQEERKQFEGEPKEP; encoded by the coding sequence ATGCAAAATTCTGCCCCTCCTTCTGGTTCTCCCCTGGCCAAACTGCTGAAAAAGTTGGGTTGGAGCGACTATGCCCTGTTTGGGGCGGTGCTAGTTTTTGCTTGTATTCCTCTGATCATCGCCCTTTTATCTTTGTCGGACGGGGTTTTGAGTGAGTGGTTATTAAAAAATTTCCCCTTTCTAAGGTTGCGGCTGATGGGGCGTTTCCTTTCCCTCGCCATTATTGCCCTGGGCATTGATTTAATTTGGGGCTACACAGGATTACTAAGTTTAGGCCATGGCATTTTCTTTGCCTTGGGGGGTTACGCCTTTGCCATGTACCTCAACCTCCAGTTGCCGGAGGGCCAATTGCCGGAATTCTTCGGTCTCTATGGGGTGGACAAATTACCCCTTGTCTGGCAACCATTCCATTCCCTACCGATAACTCTGCTGGCCATGGTGTTGGTGCCAGGGGCGATCGCCGCCCTGTTGGGCTATCTAATTTTCCGGAACCGTATTAAGGGAGTATATTTTTCGATTTTGACCCAGGCGGCCCTGTTGGTGTTCTACAACTTTTTCAACGGACAACAGAAACTAATCAATGGCACCAATGGCCTAAAAACCGATACGGAAAGAATCTTTGGCTATCTCGCCAGTTCCGATGGAGCCCAACTGGTATTTTATGAATTGACAGTATTAGCGTTGTTACTCGTTTATCTTCTCTGTCGTTGGCTCACCAGTGGGCGCTTTGGCCGTATCCTCATAGCCATTCGGGACGATGAAACCAGGGTAAGATTTACGGGCTATGATCCCACCGGCTTCAAGGTATTGGTATTTGGCATTTCCGGGGCGATCGCCGGTCTGTCGGGGGGGCTATACACAGTGCAAACGGGGATTATCACTCCAAGCATTATGGATGTGGCATTTTCCATCGAAATGGTCATTTGGGTTGCCGTCGGGGGCAGGGCCACCCTCGTGGGGGCTGTGTTGGGAACCCTGTTGGTGCGCCTAGCCCAGAGCAGTTTGAGCGAGCAGTTTCCCGAGGTTTGGCTCTTTTTCCAAGGGGCTTTGTTCCTGATTGTGGTTACTGTTCTTCCCAACGGCATTGTGGGTTGGTGGCAAGAACGGGGTATCGTGCAATTACGGAATTTGTTCCGGGGTAAACCCCAGTTGGCAACTTTTCCTAGTTTGGAAGAAGATCCTTTGGTACAGGAAGAGCGCAAACAGTTTGAAGGAGAGCCAAAGGAGCCGTAG
- a CDS encoding carbohydrate ABC transporter permease, with translation MTASGSDRQWPRGATPYLFLLPALLLLGVTVFLPALQAFSLSFTQYELDLTKVPAWVGLANFERLWRDKVFWLTFRHTLLYLVGVVPLLIMLPLGLAILVNQKLRGITWFRMAYYTPVIISIVVAGIAWKALYASNGILNQILSLVGFSKGIPWLTSPNLALWSVMVVTVWKGLGYYMVIYLAGLQAIPQELYEAGAIDGADGWRKHWDITIPLMRPYCFLVGVLSSISALKVFEEVYIMTQGGPLNASKTVVYYVYERAFQDLEMNYASAIGLALFLVIFIFSVINLKLSGGNLPAR, from the coding sequence ATGACCGCTTCTGGGTCCGATCGCCAATGGCCTAGGGGAGCCACCCCCTACCTGTTTTTGTTACCTGCTTTACTCCTGCTGGGAGTGACCGTTTTTTTGCCAGCATTACAGGCTTTTTCCCTCAGTTTTACCCAATATGAACTGGATTTGACCAAAGTACCAGCTTGGGTGGGACTGGCTAATTTTGAGCGGCTCTGGCGGGATAAAGTTTTCTGGCTGACCTTTCGTCACACTTTGCTTTACCTGGTGGGGGTAGTACCCTTACTGATCATGTTGCCCCTGGGATTAGCCATTTTGGTCAACCAAAAACTGCGAGGCATCACCTGGTTCCGCATGGCCTATTACACCCCAGTGATTATCTCCATTGTGGTGGCGGGCATTGCCTGGAAAGCACTCTATGCCTCCAATGGTATCCTTAATCAAATACTATCCCTCGTGGGTTTTAGCAAGGGAATTCCCTGGCTCACCAGCCCCAATTTAGCCCTCTGGAGTGTGATGGTGGTGACGGTGTGGAAAGGATTGGGGTATTACATGGTCATTTACCTGGCGGGACTCCAGGCTATTCCCCAGGAACTCTATGAAGCCGGGGCAATTGATGGAGCAGACGGTTGGCGAAAACATTGGGACATCACCATTCCTCTCATGCGGCCCTATTGTTTCTTAGTCGGGGTTTTATCTTCCATTTCTGCCCTTAAGGTTTTTGAAGAAGTCTATATCATGACCCAGGGCGGCCCCCTCAACGCTTCCAAAACTGTGGTTTACTACGTTTACGAGCGGGCCTTTCAGGACTTGGAAATGAATTATGCTTCGGCGATCGGGCTGGCGTTATTTTTGGTCATTTTTATTTTTTCGGTGATTAATCTAAAACTTTCCGGTGGTAACCTGCCGGCCCGCTAA
- a CDS encoding DUF29 domain-containing protein, with amino-acid sequence MTTLYETDFNLWIEQTVNQLKSGDIKRLDLDNLIEEIESMGRNNKREVRSRLIILMTHLLKWQHQPEKQSNSWIYTIKEQRLQLKLILQDSPSLKPFLQQVLDDCYQDARKDAAQETKLAPDNFPKESPYTQTQLLDPDFFPESE; translated from the coding sequence ATGACAACACTATATGAAACCGACTTCAACCTGTGGATAGAGCAGACCGTCAACCAACTCAAAAGCGGTGACATCAAGCGCTTAGACTTGGACAACCTCATTGAAGAAATAGAATCCATGGGACGGAATAACAAAAGGGAAGTACGAAGCCGGTTAATTATCCTCATGACTCACCTACTGAAATGGCAACACCAACCCGAAAAACAGAGCAATAGCTGGATCTACACCATCAAAGAGCAACGCTTACAACTCAAGCTAATCCTGCAAGACAGCCCTAGCTTGAAGCCTTTTTTGCAACAGGTCCTAGATGATTGTTACCAAGATGCCCGAAAGGATGCAGCCCAGGAAACCAAATTAGCCCCCGACAACTTCCCCAAAGAATCCCCATACACCCAAACTCAGCTCCTAGACCCCGACTTTTTCCCCGAATCAGAATAA
- a CDS encoding HhoA/HhoB/HtrA family serine endopeptidase: MKDISLHPSKQTPSKISLAYLGLVLVGMGIGAGGTFVLTNPQWIDRLADNTVISPLVTSQGQTTETQSVAENLQSRLAPREPSNFVVDVVQSTGPAVVRINAQKTIKTQVPEGLNDPFFQRFFGSQMPPMPNERVQRGAGSGFIVSDDGKIFTNAHVVDGADEVTVTLKDGRSFPGRVMGSDPSTDVAVVKIEADDLPTVALGNSDRLQVGEWAIAIGNPLGLDNTVTTGILSATGRRSAEIGVPDKRVEFIQTDAAINPGNSGGPLLNADGQVIGMNTAIIQNAQGIGFAIPINKAQEIAEQLIATGKVEHAYLGIQMVTMTPELQNQIRQETGMDVPVDKGVVIMQVMPNSPAAAANLQQGDVLQSLQGQAVENSEQVQSLVAKLAVGDQVELGVLRNGQRQNLTVTIGALPSAPPQ; encoded by the coding sequence ATGAAAGATATTTCCCTCCATCCCTCTAAACAAACCCCTTCTAAAATTTCCTTGGCCTATCTGGGGCTAGTCCTGGTGGGCATGGGCATTGGCGCTGGAGGGACTTTCGTTTTAACCAATCCCCAATGGATCGATCGCCTGGCGGACAATACCGTTATCTCCCCCTTAGTAACAAGTCAGGGCCAGACCACTGAAACCCAAAGTGTAGCGGAGAATTTACAAAGTCGTTTAGCTCCTAGGGAACCTAGTAATTTTGTGGTGGACGTGGTGCAATCGACGGGGCCAGCGGTGGTACGCATCAACGCCCAGAAAACCATCAAAACCCAAGTGCCTGAAGGCCTTAACGACCCCTTTTTCCAACGATTTTTTGGTTCCCAAATGCCACCTATGCCCAATGAAAGGGTACAACGGGGCGCTGGTTCCGGCTTCATTGTCAGTGATGACGGAAAAATTTTCACCAATGCCCACGTGGTGGATGGAGCTGATGAGGTGACCGTAACCCTTAAGGACGGTCGTTCTTTCCCCGGTCGGGTGATGGGTTCTGATCCTTCTACGGATGTGGCGGTGGTCAAAATCGAAGCGGATGATTTACCCACAGTGGCCCTGGGGAACTCCGATCGCCTGCAGGTGGGGGAATGGGCGATAGCCATTGGCAACCCATTGGGCTTGGACAATACAGTAACCACAGGTATTTTGAGTGCCACTGGCCGGCGTAGTGCCGAAATTGGTGTGCCCGATAAACGGGTGGAATTTATCCAAACCGATGCGGCCATTAACCCCGGTAACTCCGGCGGCCCTCTCCTCAATGCCGACGGCCAAGTGATTGGCATGAACACGGCCATCATTCAAAATGCCCAGGGCATTGGTTTCGCCATTCCCATTAACAAAGCCCAAGAAATTGCTGAACAGTTAATTGCCACCGGCAAAGTGGAACACGCCTACCTCGGCATTCAAATGGTGACCATGACCCCGGAACTACAAAATCAGATTCGTCAGGAAACCGGCATGGATGTGCCTGTGGATAAAGGGGTGGTGATTATGCAGGTAATGCCCAATTCCCCAGCGGCGGCCGCTAACCTCCAACAGGGAGACGTACTCCAATCACTCCAAGGCCAAGCAGTGGAAAATTCAGAACAGGTGCAATCCCTAGTGGCTAAACTGGCGGTGGGCGATCAAGTAGAACTAGGCGTTCTCCGCAACGGCCAACGGCAAAATTTGACCGTCACCATTGGTGCTCTGCCCAGCGCCCCTCCCCAATAA
- a CDS encoding Rieske (2Fe-2S) protein: MVWTKALAQSDLPPGSRQVVKLNQQAILLLNEGGTIHAVSNQCPHLKLPMKSGKIKDGAIVCPFHRSAFDLCSGAVKEWSPFPPVVGSLMGKMSAEKSLPVFPVRVENGEVQVDLGA, encoded by the coding sequence ATGGTTTGGACCAAAGCCCTCGCCCAAAGTGATCTCCCCCCCGGTAGTCGTCAGGTGGTTAAACTGAACCAACAGGCGATTTTGTTGCTCAATGAGGGGGGCACGATCCACGCCGTCAGTAACCAGTGTCCCCACCTCAAGTTACCGATGAAAAGTGGCAAGATTAAGGATGGAGCCATTGTTTGTCCCTTTCACCGTAGTGCTTTTGACCTTTGTTCTGGGGCAGTCAAAGAATGGAGTCCTTTTCCGCCAGTGGTGGGTAGCTTAATGGGCAAAATGTCCGCGGAAAAATCCTTGCCCGTGTTCCCTGTGCGGGTGGAAAATGGAGAAGTTCAGGTCGATCTGGGAGCTTAA
- a CDS encoding DUF433 domain-containing protein codes for MTLTVVAETAPLRENDGVMLVGNTRVPLDTVITVFNQGMTAEEIVCRYPSLNLADVYGTISFYLNHQEEVEIYLEKRRRQSQEIRVMNQTRFDSKVLRDRLLARKTDY; via the coding sequence ATGACGTTAACAGTTGTGGCTGAAACTGCTCCTCTGCGGGAGAATGACGGCGTAATGTTGGTTGGCAACACCCGTGTCCCATTGGACACTGTAATTACTGTGTTTAATCAGGGGATGACAGCGGAGGAGATTGTTTGTCGCTATCCTTCACTGAATCTGGCTGACGTTTATGGCACCATCTCCTTTTACCTGAACCATCAAGAGGAGGTAGAAATTTACCTAGAAAAGCGCCGACGGCAATCGCAAGAGATTCGAGTAATGAATCAAACAAGATTTGACTCGAAGGTTTTGCGGGATCGATTGCTGGCTCGTAAAACAGACTATTAG
- a CDS encoding DUF1997 domain-containing protein: MTNNSQPLPVDPQDNGFPPVNFQTHFQGKMEMFASGPEVDDYLQAHQGWFRRCAQPMEAEPLGEHGYVLTIGKFGALGFDVEPKIAVVLEPPQDGNYLMHTVPFPNGPHLGYEVDFLSNMTLHQVNGDRLTEKTLKQFEQAEIPWPEVITQVEWDLKMAVAVQFPSYIYKLPMKLIQSTGDRLLTEIVRQVSPRLTYKVQQDFHQERGLPLPPKSGRYFERVKPTQGELSEPETETEVEF, from the coding sequence TTGACCAATAATTCCCAACCCCTACCCGTTGACCCCCAGGACAATGGCTTTCCCCCTGTAAATTTCCAAACCCATTTCCAGGGCAAGATGGAGATGTTTGCCTCTGGCCCGGAGGTGGACGATTATCTACAAGCTCACCAGGGTTGGTTCCGCCGCTGTGCCCAGCCCATGGAAGCAGAACCTTTGGGAGAGCACGGTTATGTGTTGACCATTGGTAAGTTTGGCGCTTTGGGCTTTGATGTGGAGCCAAAAATTGCAGTGGTACTGGAGCCGCCCCAGGATGGCAACTATCTGATGCATACGGTTCCCTTTCCCAATGGCCCCCATCTGGGTTACGAGGTGGATTTTTTGTCCAATATGACCCTGCATCAGGTCAATGGCGATCGCCTGACGGAAAAGACGTTAAAACAATTTGAGCAGGCGGAAATTCCCTGGCCGGAAGTGATTACCCAGGTGGAATGGGATTTAAAAATGGCTGTGGCGGTGCAATTCCCTAGCTATATTTACAAACTGCCCATGAAGTTGATCCAATCCACCGGCGATCGCCTATTAACGGAAATAGTTCGCCAGGTGTCCCCCCGTTTAACCTACAAAGTGCAACAGGACTTCCACCAGGAAAGGGGTTTGCCTTTGCCGCCCAAAAGTGGTCGTTATTTCGAGCGGGTCAAACCCACCCAGGGGGAACTATCGGAACCAGAGACAGAAACGGAAGTCGAATTCTAA